In Paenibacillus ihbetae, the following are encoded in one genomic region:
- a CDS encoding cold-shock protein gives MQGKVKWFNAEKGYGFIETEEGGDVFVHFSAIQAEGFKTLEEGQSVEFEIVEGARGPQAANVIKL, from the coding sequence ATGCAAGGTAAAGTTAAATGGTTCAACGCAGAGAAAGGTTATGGCTTCATCGAGACTGAAGAAGGCGGCGACGTTTTCGTACACTTCTCCGCGATCCAAGCTGAAGGCTTCAAGACGCTGGAAGAAGGACAATCCGTTGAATTCGAAATCGTTGAAGGTGCACGTGGCCCGCAAGCAGCTAACGTAATCAAATTATAA
- the hpf gene encoding ribosome hibernation-promoting factor, HPF/YfiA family: MQFSIRGQQIEVTDALKDYVDKKLSRLDKYFEAPPTSEGYVTLSVVRGLHTVEVTIPLTGVVLRAEDRSDDMYASIDAVVDKLERQIRKHKTKLNRKIKQEGGLKSLVAGNGAATATQTEVEQDEYEDHYEVVRTKRFTMKPMDVEEAILQMNMVGHNFFVFSNIDTQEVNVVYKRNDGKYGLIERE; this comes from the coding sequence ATGCAATTCAGTATTCGAGGTCAACAAATTGAAGTGACCGATGCTTTGAAGGACTATGTTGACAAGAAACTCAGCAGGCTTGATAAGTATTTTGAAGCACCCCCCACCTCTGAAGGATACGTTACATTAAGTGTCGTTCGAGGATTGCACACGGTGGAAGTGACCATTCCGCTCACAGGCGTGGTTCTGCGTGCGGAAGACCGAAGCGATGACATGTACGCTTCCATTGACGCTGTTGTGGACAAGTTGGAACGCCAGATTCGCAAGCACAAGACCAAGCTGAACCGGAAGATTAAGCAAGAGGGCGGCTTGAAGTCGCTCGTTGCCGGGAACGGCGCAGCTACGGCGACTCAGACGGAAGTCGAGCAGGACGAGTATGAGGATCATTATGAAGTGGTCCGCACGAAGCGCTTCACGATGAAGCCGATGGACGTTGAGGAAGCGATTCTGCAGATGAACATGGTTGGTCATAATTTCTTCGTATTTTCCAACATTGACACGCAGGAAGTAAACGTCGTCTACAAGCGAAATGACGGCAAGTACGGATTGATCGAGCGCGAGTAA
- a CDS encoding glycosyltransferase: MKTSIIILTFNKLDYTIQCIESIRQFTTPGTYELIVIDNLSTDGTQQWLMDQDDIISILNKENLGFPKGCNQGIEIATGEAILLLNNDTIVTEKWLDNLTACLNSDKKIGAVSCVTNNSSYAQSIPTSYNSLEEMHSFSREYNNLDSSKWEERLKLVGFCYLIKKSVIKEVGTLDERFTPGNYEDDDLSVRIRLAGYKLILCKDTFIHHYGSVSFGSNSKSFNHLLAENAKKFEEKWGFNPDYSQFIRNDIVTVIDNDPMDPIKVLEIGCACGGTLLKIKSIYKNSSLYGIELNKASAQIASLIADVRNDDIESNSLSYPEDYFDYIIFGDVLEHLHDPWGVLERVKKHLKFNGKIIASIPNVMHHSVIDSLLRGSWDYTKSGILDQTHIRFFTLDGIRKMMFQAGYYRLNIFAKSVTKLSEDSLIHKIAPFLDENVLVQFNAYQYIVSASKHNLDEVFASFMEQTLEAVSIVQKLEPYSYDEIIKAVVFGKEKNTDKVELLNLIGIANFELGKYDRVLPYFEQSYYLNQEDADTLYNLSYFLQVIGEIEQSKVFMSRLNEVSPIIYEELRSVLSTKNDEPNTISVQKRD, translated from the coding sequence ATGAAAACGAGCATTATTATTCTCACCTTCAATAAATTGGATTATACGATTCAGTGTATTGAAAGTATTCGTCAGTTTACAACCCCAGGTACTTATGAACTAATTGTCATCGATAATTTATCAACTGATGGAACGCAACAATGGCTGATGGACCAAGATGATATTATTTCGATTTTAAATAAAGAGAATCTTGGCTTTCCAAAGGGATGCAACCAGGGGATAGAGATAGCTACCGGTGAGGCAATACTATTATTGAATAATGACACGATTGTAACAGAAAAATGGCTGGATAATCTCACTGCTTGTCTTAACAGTGACAAAAAGATAGGTGCTGTAAGTTGTGTCACCAACAATAGCTCGTATGCGCAATCTATTCCCACTTCATATAATTCGTTAGAAGAAATGCATTCTTTTTCAAGGGAATATAATAACCTGGATTCTTCGAAGTGGGAAGAGAGGCTGAAACTAGTAGGTTTCTGTTACCTAATTAAGAAAAGCGTAATTAAAGAAGTTGGTACTTTGGATGAAAGATTCACACCAGGAAATTACGAGGATGACGATCTATCCGTAAGAATTCGTCTTGCTGGATACAAACTAATCTTGTGTAAAGATACATTTATTCATCATTATGGAAGTGTATCCTTTGGTAGTAATTCCAAGTCCTTTAATCATTTACTCGCAGAGAATGCAAAAAAATTCGAAGAAAAATGGGGGTTTAACCCTGATTATTCCCAGTTTATTAGAAACGATATTGTCACTGTAATAGACAATGACCCAATGGATCCTATCAAAGTTCTAGAAATCGGTTGTGCATGTGGCGGAACATTGTTGAAAATTAAAAGTATCTATAAAAATAGCTCGTTATACGGCATAGAACTAAACAAGGCTTCAGCCCAGATCGCTTCACTGATAGCCGATGTTCGGAATGACGATATTGAATCAAACAGTTTGTCCTATCCCGAAGATTATTTTGACTACATTATATTCGGTGATGTTTTAGAACACTTGCACGATCCTTGGGGTGTTTTAGAACGAGTTAAAAAACATCTGAAATTTAATGGAAAGATAATTGCAAGCATCCCGAATGTTATGCATCATAGTGTTATTGACAGTCTATTGAGAGGATCATGGGACTATACCAAATCAGGAATTTTAGACCAGACCCATATTAGATTCTTTACATTAGACGGCATACGGAAGATGATGTTTCAGGCTGGGTATTATCGACTGAACATTTTTGCAAAGTCTGTAACAAAATTAAGTGAAGATTCTCTTATTCATAAGATAGCTCCATTTCTCGACGAAAATGTTCTGGTACAATTTAATGCTTACCAGTATATTGTTAGTGCTTCAAAACATAACTTGGATGAAGTGTTTGCTTCATTTATGGAACAGACACTTGAAGCAGTCTCGATAGTTCAAAAACTTGAACCATATTCCTACGATGAAATCATCAAGGCAGTTGTATTCGGAAAAGAAAAAAACACAGACAAAGTGGAATTGCTCAATTTAATTGGGATTGCTAATTTTGAATTAGGGAAATATGATAGGGTTTTGCCATATTTTGAACAAAGTTATTATCTAAATCAAGAAGATGCTGATACGTTGTATAATCTCAGTTACTTTTTGCAGGTGATTGGTGAAATTGAACAGTCTAAGGTATTCATGAGCAGATTAAATGAGGTCAGCCCAATAATTTATGAAGAGCTGAGAAGTGTATTATCGACAAAAAATGACGAGCCAAACACAATCAGCGTTCAGAAAAGAGACTAA
- a CDS encoding glycosyltransferase: protein MTRKSISLCMIVKNEERFLERCLNSVKEIANEIIVVDTGSTDQTPQIAQAFGAKVHFTEWKNDFSLARNESLKHATGEYILVLDADEYIDPTSAHCFDELIKDVYFLNIKSVLRGGISTVHPVIRLFRNHIGFRFTGKIHEQILISESAGHSQEYSNITIHHDGYLREVIAEKNKEKRNLDILQAELQENETGFGLFNLGMQYKMMGEYEKAIEMYKKAFPLSIEYSYITKLISSMIQCHIELKQYENALIICSQAIEAYNSYTDLYYLQGQIYEALKYRNDAIKCFKKCLELGEVRNPELMTFYGVGSYMAFTSLASIQFERGELDKAVSNLKSALKINKKYMPAVKLMIDITKTLNSKDMISFISGMWEIESIDDLKEMIGVLYKLRHPALITYSEMYKHNVDNNIKVIMYLYDGQYQVAEDLWISDEYTFESEQETDLLLCGVLLGSKRTFNKFKASYSFDELGLEIIDRIIERKKFALSECAESLKDLFIDWFEKLIILREFELIDYFVETMPEYYLRFGFARHLYKHGFTDVAFQLIESCFRNLDRDGMVWIGECLKKEHNDAESLEFYQMALNQGITFNVLEDCYEIYLRNGEASKAEEMAHLMKRAVPTSEYAKSL from the coding sequence ATGACTAGAAAATCTATAAGTCTTTGTATGATTGTGAAGAACGAGGAACGTTTTTTGGAGCGATGCCTTAATAGTGTGAAGGAAATTGCTAATGAAATAATTGTTGTTGATACTGGGTCCACTGACCAAACACCCCAGATCGCCCAAGCCTTCGGGGCTAAGGTTCATTTTACAGAATGGAAAAATGATTTCTCTCTAGCAAGAAATGAATCCTTAAAGCATGCGACAGGTGAATATATTTTAGTTCTTGATGCAGATGAATATATTGATCCTACCAGTGCTCATTGTTTTGATGAGCTAATAAAGGACGTGTACTTTCTGAATATAAAAAGTGTACTAAGGGGTGGAATAAGCACTGTACATCCTGTTATTAGGTTATTCAGAAATCATATAGGTTTTCGATTTACAGGAAAGATACATGAGCAGATTTTAATCTCAGAATCAGCAGGTCATAGCCAAGAATACTCTAATATTACAATTCACCATGATGGATATTTGAGGGAGGTCATAGCTGAGAAAAACAAAGAGAAACGAAATTTAGATATTCTACAAGCAGAATTACAAGAGAATGAGACAGGATTTGGATTGTTTAATTTAGGAATGCAATACAAAATGATGGGAGAGTATGAAAAAGCTATAGAAATGTATAAGAAAGCTTTCCCTCTAAGCATAGAGTATAGCTATATTACAAAATTAATCTCTAGTATGATTCAGTGTCATATTGAATTAAAGCAATATGAAAATGCATTGATCATTTGTTCTCAAGCCATAGAAGCGTATAACTCTTACACTGACCTTTATTATCTCCAAGGACAAATTTACGAAGCGCTGAAGTATAGAAATGACGCTATTAAATGTTTTAAAAAGTGCTTGGAGCTGGGGGAGGTTAGAAACCCTGAGTTAATGACGTTCTACGGAGTTGGGAGTTATATGGCGTTTACTTCTCTAGCTTCTATTCAATTTGAGAGAGGGGAGCTTGATAAAGCCGTTAGTAATTTGAAATCGGCTCTGAAGATAAATAAAAAATACATGCCTGCCGTAAAGCTGATGATTGATATAACAAAAACACTTAATTCCAAAGATATGATTTCTTTTATCTCTGGCATGTGGGAAATTGAATCCATAGATGATTTGAAAGAAATGATAGGGGTTCTATACAAGTTAAGACATCCAGCATTGATTACTTACAGTGAGATGTATAAGCATAACGTTGACAATAACATTAAAGTGATTATGTATCTTTATGACGGACAATATCAAGTGGCTGAAGATTTATGGATTAGCGATGAGTATACTTTCGAGAGTGAACAGGAGACAGATCTCTTGCTATGTGGAGTATTGCTCGGTTCAAAAAGGACTTTTAACAAATTCAAAGCATCTTACTCATTCGATGAGCTAGGCTTGGAGATCATTGATCGAATAATCGAAAGAAAAAAGTTTGCTTTGTCTGAATGCGCCGAATCTCTTAAAGATTTATTTATCGACTGGTTTGAGAAATTAATAATTTTACGAGAATTTGAGTTAATAGATTATTTTGTCGAAACCATGCCCGAATATTATCTTCGGTTCGGATTTGCAAGACATTTATACAAGCATGGTTTTACAGATGTAGCCTTTCAATTGATAGAATCTTGCTTTAGAAATTTAGACCGAGATGGCATGGTTTGGATAGGAGAGTGTTTAAAGAAGGAACACAATGATGCGGAAAGTCTCGAATTTTATCAAATGGCGTTGAATCAAGGGATTACATTTAATGTTCTCGAAGATTGTTACGAGATTTATTTGCGGAACGGCGAAGCTTCAAAGGCAGAGGAAATGGCTCATTTAATGAAAAGAGCGGTACCTACTTCCGAATACGCTAAATCACTATAA
- a CDS encoding glycosyltransferase family 2 protein, which produces MTLPISLCMIIRDEEHSLEAAIKSLQHIITEIIVVDTGSNDRSIQLAESLGAYVIQFKWCDNFSAARNRAIEAATKPYIFMMDADERFDKGGFENLKNYINSGTGLSGKVMIKNYTDTDEYSTSQANRIFPNNHDYRYEGRIHEQLQYKGRTPQSVNTGITLLHFGYMDVNIQEKNKIDRNLKLLFKMKHEDGDRLYISYQIGKTYYVGHQYEMAFEYLSKVTDYVEKTNKVMVPYASDAWLALCYCLYHMRNFNLLTKYIESGIEFFSDYTDLYFIYGLALTSMNHPDALAMIPAVFNHCLALGESDPTKYETSRGVGSFKAHYNLGVYWEVIGDLGKAINHYEQSAKEGFLNAINRLEALNN; this is translated from the coding sequence ATGACCCTACCGATATCATTGTGCATGATTATTAGGGATGAAGAACATTCACTAGAAGCTGCTATAAAATCATTACAACACATAATAACTGAAATTATTGTAGTAGATACAGGTTCAAATGATCGATCAATTCAACTCGCAGAGAGTCTAGGGGCATACGTTATCCAATTTAAATGGTGCGATAATTTTTCTGCAGCTCGTAATCGGGCAATTGAAGCTGCAACTAAACCTTATATTTTCATGATGGATGCTGATGAGAGATTTGACAAAGGAGGATTTGAAAATTTAAAAAACTATATAAATAGCGGCACCGGTTTATCGGGTAAAGTGATGATCAAGAATTATACCGACACAGATGAATATTCCACTAGTCAGGCAAACAGAATTTTCCCTAATAACCATGACTACCGCTATGAAGGTAGAATTCATGAACAGCTTCAATATAAAGGTCGGACTCCTCAGAGTGTAAATACCGGCATTACTTTGCTCCATTTTGGCTACATGGATGTGAACATTCAAGAAAAAAATAAAATCGATAGAAATCTTAAGCTTTTGTTTAAAATGAAACATGAGGATGGGGATCGACTTTACATTTCGTATCAAATCGGGAAGACATACTATGTCGGTCATCAATATGAAATGGCATTTGAATATTTATCAAAAGTAACGGATTATGTCGAAAAAACAAATAAAGTGATGGTTCCATATGCTTCAGACGCATGGTTAGCCTTATGCTATTGTTTATATCATATGAGAAATTTTAATCTTTTAACAAAATATATTGAATCGGGGATTGAGTTTTTTAGTGATTATACCGATCTATATTTTATATACGGTTTAGCACTGACATCAATGAACCACCCTGATGCTTTAGCGATGATCCCTGCAGTATTTAACCATTGTTTAGCTTTAGGAGAATCAGACCCTACGAAGTATGAAACATCTAGGGGGGTCGGAAGTTTCAAAGCACATTACAACTTAGGTGTCTATTGGGAAGTTATTGGTGATTTAGGGAAGGCCATAAATCATTATGAACAGTCGGCAAAGGAAGGTTTTCTTAATGCAATTAATCGGCTTGAAGCATTGAATAACTAA
- a CDS encoding IPT/TIG domain-containing protein, which translates to MVRVRKGIVFLCVLVLFFGGFPITSQAADNYVSVTKSVNPSSILTPEEAEVTLNITGTPPVNVIRPNDVILIIDRSGSMSTENKMSAAIQSAKKFVDLMDLTKHRVGVVDFSSETSIGTFPLSTDANAVKNYINGLKANGSTATGDAIKYARELLANHRPDAQPVIVLMTDGDATQPTGRAYEYALENATLAKEEGIVFYTIALLLSSDNPETSGPNILLKEMATTSHHHHFVLGSVGLEAIYEAIVQEIGLASAYDVVVKDIISPEFEIVPGSYDNNIPKPVISGNTLTWNFLELKTDVLSFTYKIRHKEGQPTGTFPTSTIDSSIIYKDYTGTQRKLPLPATYLTVAYPKPVIERVELDNGPVQGGETVIITGSNFRPAAIVKFGPIQASKVEFVSPTELRVVAPPGEQGTVDLTVINDDRQLAKAKYTYYADPIVSLVTPSSGPMSGGGTVTLSGQYFLNGVKVKFGDQYAPKVVYNSSTKLTVTVPKSAIDGPVTITVENPDNRSGILSDGYTYIAPLKPTIESLTPNEGQLQGDELVSLTGTNIEPGARLFFNDREVSITLVSNAEVKFRTPAWTTPGKVDVRIVNLSGEEFTLTDGFTYLEPPKPPAPIINSLSPNSGLISGNDLINLAGEYIQNGAKLYFDSVEVPVTFISDKQLRFRNPSWALSELVDVRLVNPDGQEAIFPDGFEYLPLPGPVINSVTPNKGLISGGTLVLISGENFDPGAKVYFDSKEVPVTYLSDKELRVKTPVWSAAESIDIKVINSDKQEVVSFNGFTYEEPPKAPEPTVTSVTPATGLTTGGDLITVTGTNFVSGVKVYLDNTQVVASFISDTTLRFRTPSWPVAEAVDVKVVNPDGGESVLIDAYTYEAPVVNPPTINEISPNTSLTSGGVLVYITGTDYQYGAKLYLNDIEVPVTVLADNMLRFRAPVWPSAETVDIKIVNPDLQEAVAAAAFTFTEPPKPPAPTITGIDPVEGPLEGNNYVYIRGQNYQAGVKVRFGSAEAKQVTLLDATQIRVMAPASNVVGTVDVTVINPDSQLATLTSAYTYKESPITINSISPAKGPLAGGQLVYIYGTNFKAGLTFQFNGNITNYELLDTSTLRFRTPAAASPGIVPIVLTSASGGSTASASYLYEAPPALPAPSISSLSPDHGPLAGGGLTYIYGSNFRDGITATWGGTPLAITYLDPGMLRFRVPAGTVAGPVELKLTNPDNQSATASYTYDAPPVIVPTLTSLSATGGPISGNNLLYLYGTNFKAGARVTIGTVTLDATYLDPTMLRIRVPAVASSQSVTVMVTNPDGKASNVLAYQYQ; encoded by the coding sequence GTGGTTAGAGTAAGAAAGGGAATCGTTTTTTTGTGTGTACTTGTACTATTTTTCGGAGGCTTTCCAATCACTTCTCAAGCAGCAGATAACTATGTCTCCGTAACAAAAAGTGTTAACCCTTCTTCAATTTTAACACCTGAAGAGGCAGAAGTAACCTTAAATATTACAGGCACGCCACCGGTTAATGTGATTCGGCCTAATGATGTAATATTGATTATTGATCGCTCAGGCAGTATGAGTACCGAGAATAAAATGAGTGCAGCGATTCAATCAGCTAAGAAATTTGTCGACCTTATGGATTTGACTAAACACCGAGTTGGTGTAGTTGATTTTAGTTCGGAAACGAGTATTGGAACTTTCCCACTATCAACCGATGCGAACGCTGTGAAAAATTACATTAATGGCCTCAAAGCAAACGGATCTACAGCTACCGGCGATGCAATCAAGTATGCGAGAGAATTACTTGCAAATCATCGACCAGACGCCCAACCTGTGATAGTTCTGATGACTGATGGCGACGCTACCCAGCCTACTGGAAGAGCTTATGAGTATGCACTAGAAAACGCAACATTAGCAAAGGAAGAGGGAATTGTATTCTATACAATTGCCTTATTGTTGTCTAGTGATAATCCAGAAACCAGTGGCCCTAATATCTTATTGAAAGAGATGGCTACAACTTCACATCATCATCATTTCGTGCTAGGATCTGTGGGACTCGAAGCAATATACGAAGCGATCGTTCAAGAGATCGGCCTGGCAAGTGCATATGATGTAGTGGTGAAGGATATTATTTCTCCTGAATTTGAAATTGTGCCTGGTTCATATGATAATAATATTCCAAAACCTGTGATCAGTGGTAACACATTGACATGGAATTTCCTGGAGTTAAAAACAGATGTTCTTTCATTTACATATAAGATTCGGCATAAAGAAGGACAACCAACAGGTACATTCCCTACATCGACAATAGATTCTTCTATTATTTATAAGGACTACACAGGAACTCAAAGAAAACTACCATTACCTGCAACTTATCTTACAGTTGCATATCCGAAACCTGTTATTGAAAGGGTTGAATTGGATAACGGTCCTGTACAAGGGGGAGAAACTGTAATTATTACAGGTTCTAATTTTAGGCCTGCAGCTATTGTAAAATTCGGACCGATACAAGCTTCGAAAGTTGAATTTGTGAGCCCAACAGAGCTCCGCGTAGTAGCACCGCCTGGGGAACAGGGAACTGTCGATCTGACCGTTATAAACGATGACAGACAATTAGCCAAAGCGAAGTATACCTACTATGCTGATCCAATAGTTAGTTTGGTAACACCATCTAGTGGACCTATGTCGGGAGGGGGAACAGTCACACTCTCTGGCCAATATTTCTTGAATGGTGTTAAAGTGAAGTTTGGAGATCAATACGCACCGAAGGTTGTTTATAACAGTAGCACCAAACTGACTGTTACAGTTCCAAAATCGGCTATTGATGGTCCTGTAACAATAACTGTTGAGAATCCAGACAATCGAAGTGGTATACTTAGCGATGGATATACTTATATAGCGCCGCTTAAACCTACAATTGAAAGCCTTACCCCAAATGAAGGACAATTGCAGGGTGATGAGTTAGTTTCACTGACGGGGACGAATATAGAACCAGGGGCTAGGCTTTTCTTTAATGATAGAGAAGTCTCCATAACACTAGTTTCTAATGCTGAGGTTAAGTTTCGTACACCTGCTTGGACTACCCCCGGTAAGGTCGATGTAAGAATAGTAAATCTTAGTGGGGAAGAATTTACTTTAACAGATGGGTTTACGTATCTTGAACCACCAAAACCTCCGGCACCTATTATCAATTCGTTGTCTCCAAATTCTGGCCTAATTAGCGGGAATGATCTTATTAATTTGGCCGGGGAATACATTCAAAATGGAGCCAAATTGTATTTTGATAGTGTGGAAGTCCCTGTAACCTTTATCTCTGACAAACAGTTGAGGTTCAGAAATCCGTCTTGGGCTTTGTCTGAACTGGTGGATGTAAGGCTTGTAAATCCAGATGGTCAAGAAGCAATCTTTCCCGATGGTTTTGAGTACTTGCCATTACCTGGACCAGTCATAAACAGTGTTACGCCTAATAAAGGTCTTATTTCGGGTGGTACATTGGTTTTGATTAGTGGGGAAAACTTCGATCCAGGAGCTAAGGTGTATTTTGATTCTAAGGAAGTTCCTGTCACGTATCTTTCTGATAAGGAATTACGAGTGAAGACTCCAGTTTGGTCTGCTGCTGAATCCATAGATATCAAGGTTATCAATTCAGATAAGCAGGAAGTAGTCTCTTTCAATGGATTCACCTATGAAGAGCCTCCGAAAGCTCCTGAGCCAACTGTAACGAGTGTCACTCCAGCTACAGGACTTACAACCGGCGGAGATTTAATCACAGTCACTGGGACAAACTTTGTTTCCGGAGTAAAAGTTTATTTGGATAATACCCAAGTGGTTGCTAGCTTTATATCGGATACAACACTCAGATTCAGAACGCCCTCATGGCCAGTTGCTGAAGCGGTCGATGTGAAGGTGGTGAATCCGGATGGTGGAGAGTCAGTATTAATCGATGCTTACACATATGAAGCACCTGTTGTTAATCCACCAACAATTAATGAGATCAGTCCGAATACCAGTCTTACTTCAGGAGGAGTTTTAGTCTATATTACCGGAACTGATTACCAATACGGAGCGAAACTTTATTTGAATGATATTGAGGTTCCAGTTACTGTATTGGCGGACAATATGCTACGTTTCAGAGCCCCTGTCTGGCCATCAGCAGAAACTGTAGATATTAAGATCGTAAATCCGGATTTACAAGAAGCTGTTGCAGCGGCTGCATTTACCTTTACCGAGCCGCCAAAGCCTCCGGCCCCTACAATTACGGGTATCGATCCCGTTGAAGGCCCACTTGAAGGAAATAATTATGTATATATTCGTGGTCAGAATTATCAAGCTGGGGTAAAAGTTCGGTTTGGTTCTGCTGAAGCAAAACAAGTTACCTTACTGGATGCTACACAAATTCGTGTGATGGCTCCAGCTTCCAACGTCGTGGGAACGGTTGATGTCACTGTAATTAATCCAGATTCTCAATTAGCTACACTGACTAGTGCCTATACCTACAAAGAATCACCAATTACGATTAATAGCATCTCACCGGCAAAAGGGCCACTGGCTGGTGGACAATTAGTGTATATTTATGGTACGAATTTTAAAGCAGGTCTAACATTCCAATTTAATGGAAATATCACTAATTACGAATTGCTGGATACTTCAACTTTACGTTTCCGAACTCCAGCCGCTGCTTCCCCTGGCATCGTGCCGATCGTTCTGACTAGTGCCTCTGGCGGTTCAACGGCATCGGCTTCTTATCTGTATGAGGCCCCACCAGCGCTTCCTGCGCCATCCATTAGTTCATTAAGCCCAGATCATGGACCTTTAGCTGGTGGAGGGTTGACTTACATCTACGGTAGTAACTTCCGTGATGGAATTACCGCTACTTGGGGAGGCACACCTCTAGCTATCACATACTTGGACCCAGGAATGCTTCGATTCCGTGTCCCTGCAGGTACTGTCGCAGGACCCGTGGAGCTTAAGTTGACTAATCCGGATAACCAATCAGCTACTGCAAGTTATACTTATGATGCTCCACCGGTTATTGTCCCTACTCTTACTTCTTTAAGTGCTACAGGTGGCCCAATAAGTGGTAATAATTTGTTGTACTTGTACGGAACAAACTTTAAGGCTGGAGCTAGAGTAACAATTGGTACGGTTACATTAGATGCGACATACTTGGATCCAACGATGTTACGCATACGTGTTCCTGCAGTAGCCTCTTCACAGTCTGTAACCGTGATGGTCACGAATCCTGATGGAAAGGCAAGTAATGTTTTAGCCTATCAATATCAATAA
- the fliB gene encoding flagellin lysine-N-methylase yields the protein MEKKFVVLQPQYMRDFQCIGAACTDTCCSGWQVSIDRPTYKKYRKIKDRSIAEKVSNFLVENDNPTEEAFAYIKLNDDRCGFLDQGLCGLQLNYGEEYLSKTCLVYPRVLNHVDDRLEMSAKLSCPEAAKLSLLNEDIMEFDIVECNLNSRYNISRAVNTEGDSWRSSFWDIRTFVIDLLQNRKYSISERMILLGMFCNRLHEASILNDKSAINKLISEYSIKIDNPQMRKQISKLPTANHVQIKLLMELMENRRTNHARFNEYTNQLKEAFLLDSLDQRRIEERFKLGQVKYYRPFMVQHSYILENYLVNLVFERLFLFDPNFSVMDDYILLVAMYSTIRFYLQGVAAFNERMTAEEAVAVIQACVKNIEHDGLYLKRITDFIKSVELDLHALLIVLVNE from the coding sequence ATGGAAAAGAAATTTGTCGTACTTCAGCCCCAATATATGAGGGATTTTCAGTGTATTGGGGCAGCTTGCACAGATACCTGCTGTTCAGGATGGCAGGTTTCCATCGATCGACCCACTTATAAAAAATATCGTAAAATAAAAGATCGCAGTATTGCAGAGAAGGTTTCGAATTTTTTAGTTGAAAATGATAATCCAACCGAAGAGGCTTTTGCATATATAAAACTCAATGATGATAGATGTGGTTTTCTAGATCAAGGCTTATGTGGGTTGCAATTGAATTACGGAGAAGAGTACTTATCTAAAACATGTCTTGTATATCCAAGGGTACTAAATCACGTTGATGATCGTTTGGAGATGTCTGCTAAACTATCGTGTCCCGAAGCAGCAAAATTATCCTTACTAAATGAAGATATTATGGAATTTGATATAGTCGAGTGTAATTTGAATTCTCGTTATAATATATCCAGAGCAGTAAATACCGAGGGGGATTCTTGGAGGAGCTCTTTTTGGGATATCCGTACATTTGTAATAGACCTGCTCCAGAATCGTAAGTATTCCATTTCTGAACGGATGATTTTGTTAGGAATGTTTTGTAATAGATTGCATGAGGCTTCAATTCTTAATGATAAGTCCGCAATAAACAAGCTGATATCTGAATATTCAATTAAGATAGATAACCCTCAAATGCGTAAGCAAATTTCCAAATTACCAACTGCCAATCACGTCCAGATTAAGTTGTTGATGGAACTAATGGAGAATAGAAGAACTAATCATGCGAGATTTAACGAATATACAAACCAATTGAAGGAAGCGTTCTTACTTGATTCGTTGGATCAAAGACGTATAGAAGAGCGTTTTAAATTGGGGCAAGTGAAATATTACCGGCCTTTTATGGTACAGCACTCTTATATACTAGAAAATTATCTTGTGAATCTCGTGTTTGAAAGATTATTTTTGTTTGACCCCAATTTTAGTGTAATGGATGACTATATATTGCTCGTGGCTATGTATAGCACAATTAGGTTTTATCTTCAGGGAGTGGCAGCATTTAATGAGCGGATGACAGCAGAAGAGGCGGTAGCTGTTATTCAAGCATGTGTTAAGAATATTGAACATGACGGATTGTATTTAAAAAGAATTACTGACTTTATTAAGAGTGTTGAGCTCGATTTACATGCATTACTTATTGTATTAGTAAATGAATAG